A stretch of the Streptomyces sp. WMMB303 genome encodes the following:
- a CDS encoding molybdenum cofactor biosynthesis protein MoaE: MAQTYDGEHGSGDRRVNSDHPGELGAADPIRLLEIREAPLSVDEVFAAVGDDAAGGTALFVGTVRDHDGGADVARLGYSSHPTAEAELRRVAGKVVADHPVRALAAVHRVGELAVGDLAVVVAVSCPHRAEAFDACRKLIDDLKHEVPIWKHQTFADGAEEWVGV; this comes from the coding sequence ATGGCACAGACGTACGACGGCGAGCACGGGTCCGGGGACCGGCGCGTGAACTCCGACCACCCCGGTGAACTGGGGGCCGCGGACCCGATCCGGCTGCTGGAGATCCGCGAGGCCCCGCTGTCCGTGGACGAGGTCTTCGCCGCGGTCGGCGACGACGCCGCGGGCGGCACGGCGCTCTTCGTCGGTACCGTCCGCGATCATGACGGCGGCGCCGACGTCGCCCGTCTGGGCTACTCCTCGCACCCCACGGCCGAGGCCGAGCTGCGCCGGGTCGCCGGGAAGGTCGTCGCCGACCACCCGGTGCGCGCCCTCGCCGCGGTGCACCGTGTCGGGGAGCTGGCGGTGGGGGACCTGGCCGTGGTCGTGGCCGTCTCCTGTCCGCACCGTGCGGAGGCGTTCGACGCCTGCCGCAAGCTCATCGACGACCTCAAGCACGAGGTCCCGATCTGGAAGCACCAGACGTTCGCCGACGGAGCCGAGGAATGGGTGGGCGTCTAG
- a CDS encoding NUDIX hydrolase → MSASPNGLHADAERVLTRWRGQDGDLAQEELRQEYLRHLADRPDGMWKACSAGHITASAMVVDPRNDRVLLTLHRKLGRWLQMGGHCEPEDTTLAGAALREATEESGIPGLSLLPGGPLRLDKHRTPCAWHLDVQYAALAPEGAVAAISEESLDLRWFGFEEVAGVEDASVVRLARLSAAAVAVSPGRTPLP, encoded by the coding sequence GTGAGCGCGTCACCGAACGGCCTCCACGCGGATGCCGAGCGTGTCCTCACCCGGTGGCGCGGCCAGGACGGCGACCTCGCCCAGGAGGAGCTGCGCCAGGAGTACCTGCGCCACCTCGCCGACCGGCCGGACGGCATGTGGAAGGCATGCTCCGCGGGGCACATCACCGCCAGCGCGATGGTCGTCGACCCGCGGAATGACCGGGTGCTGCTGACGCTCCACCGCAAGCTGGGCAGATGGTTGCAGATGGGGGGCCACTGCGAGCCGGAGGACACCACCCTGGCAGGAGCGGCGCTGCGGGAGGCCACGGAGGAGTCGGGCATCCCGGGGCTCTCCCTGCTGCCCGGCGGCCCGCTCAGGCTCGACAAGCACCGCACGCCCTGCGCCTGGCATCTGGATGTGCAGTACGCGGCTCTCGCCCCCGAGGGCGCCGTCGCGGCGATCAGCGAGGAGTCCCTGGATCTGCGCTGGTTCGGCTTCGAGGAGGTGGCCGGGGTCGAGGATGCGTCCGTGGTGCGGCTCGCCCGGCTCTCGGCCGCGGCGGTCGCGGTCAGCCCCGGCCGGACCCCTCTCCCATGA
- a CDS encoding UPF0182 family protein: MRTLAFQMPDRGSGGPSGPRIRVGRPSRRARTLLMTAGVLVVLAMLFVMFSGFWTDWLWYRSVDYSSVFTKTLWTKIGLFAVFGLLMAVAVGFNIWLAHRLRPPLSAMSMEQQSLDRYRMALAPYKKWVLLGATALIGLISGASAAGQWRTWLMWVNGVPFGSKDPQFHKDISFFAFDLPFYRFLLGFGFAAAILSLLAAALVHYLYGGLRVTTPGARATAQATGHLSVLLGVFVALKAVAYWLDRYGLAVKSGDFKATDNWTGLKYVDANAYLPAKTILFIIAIICALLFFATIWRRTWQLPVIGFGLMVLSAILIGGLYPALVQKFQVSPNEQAKETPYIKKNIEATRKAYDIDDAEEQDYRGTSKASNEKLRNAADTTASLRLLDPNVVSPTFQQKQQVRGYYQFPATLDVDRYTKDGKEQDTVVGLREINTNGIPEKNWINEHFKYTHGFGMVAAKGTSVDKDGAPDFTEKDLPPEGDLGKYQGRVYYGEKTTQYSIVGGPQKELDYADDNGEKTYTYKANSGVNLSNPLNRAAYAVNFNEPQILYSGAIGEGSRVLYKRTPKERVEAVAPWLTIDGDPYPAVVDGRIKWIVDAYTTSNGYPYSSRTTLGDTTEDSLTDGQRAVVAQQNRVNYIRNSVKATVDAYTGKVEMYQWDKKDPVLKTWMKAFPDTVKPKSAISDDLMDHLRYPQDLFKVQRDLLQTYHVTSPSQFYSGSERWQVPDDPTHKGNAVPPYYLSMKMPGQKEQQFQLTTTFNPNKRETLGAFMAVDADAKSGDYGKLRLLRLPPNTTVAGPSQVQSKFNSDPVIADKINILKKGDSEVEYGNLLTVPVEGGLLYVEPVYVRGAGTNYPRMRKVLVAYNERIAFEDSLEQALNKVFDTEGRQQDGERTGPGDQEKDKGKDKEKNPPNASVAEALKDAQTAWDKSEEARKKGDWEEYGKQQEALEDALDEAAEAEQKGSGESSSGSGG; this comes from the coding sequence GTGCGCACCTTGGCTTTCCAGATGCCGGACCGGGGCTCAGGGGGCCCCTCCGGGCCACGGATCAGAGTGGGCCGGCCTTCCCGGCGCGCCCGTACGCTGTTGATGACAGCGGGCGTGCTGGTGGTCCTGGCGATGCTCTTCGTCATGTTCTCCGGGTTCTGGACGGACTGGCTGTGGTATCGCTCGGTCGACTACAGCTCGGTCTTCACCAAGACTCTGTGGACCAAGATCGGCCTGTTCGCGGTCTTCGGACTGCTGATGGCCGTGGCTGTCGGGTTCAACATCTGGCTGGCCCACCGGCTGCGCCCGCCGCTGAGCGCGATGTCGATGGAGCAGCAGAGCCTCGACCGCTACCGCATGGCGCTGGCGCCCTACAAGAAGTGGGTGCTGCTGGGGGCCACGGCCCTGATCGGGCTGATCTCCGGTGCCTCCGCGGCAGGCCAGTGGCGCACCTGGCTGATGTGGGTGAACGGCGTCCCGTTCGGTTCGAAGGACCCGCAGTTCCACAAGGACATCTCGTTCTTCGCGTTCGACCTGCCCTTCTACCGGTTCCTGCTGGGCTTCGGCTTCGCTGCCGCGATCCTCTCGCTGCTGGCCGCCGCCCTGGTGCACTACCTCTACGGCGGGCTGCGGGTGACGACCCCGGGCGCGCGGGCGACGGCGCAGGCGACCGGCCACCTCTCGGTGCTGCTGGGCGTCTTCGTCGCGCTGAAGGCGGTGGCCTACTGGCTGGACAGGTACGGCCTGGCGGTCAAGTCGGGCGACTTCAAGGCGACCGACAACTGGACGGGCCTCAAGTACGTCGACGCCAACGCCTACCTGCCGGCGAAGACGATCCTGTTCATCATCGCCATCATCTGCGCTCTGCTCTTCTTCGCCACGATCTGGCGCCGCACCTGGCAGCTGCCGGTGATCGGCTTCGGGCTGATGGTGCTCTCGGCCATCCTGATCGGCGGGCTCTACCCGGCGCTGGTGCAGAAGTTCCAGGTCTCGCCGAACGAGCAGGCCAAGGAGACGCCGTACATCAAGAAGAACATCGAGGCGACGCGCAAGGCGTACGACATCGACGACGCCGAGGAGCAGGACTACCGGGGCACCAGCAAGGCGAGCAACGAGAAGCTGCGGAACGCGGCCGACACCACCGCGAGCCTGCGGCTGCTCGACCCGAACGTCGTCTCGCCGACCTTCCAGCAGAAGCAGCAGGTCCGCGGGTACTACCAGTTCCCGGCGACCCTGGATGTGGACCGCTACACGAAGGACGGCAAGGAGCAGGACACCGTCGTCGGCCTCCGGGAGATCAACACCAACGGCATCCCGGAGAAGAACTGGATCAACGAGCACTTCAAGTACACCCACGGCTTCGGCATGGTCGCGGCCAAGGGCACCTCGGTGGACAAGGACGGTGCTCCCGACTTCACCGAGAAGGACCTGCCGCCGGAGGGCGACCTGGGCAAGTACCAGGGCCGGGTCTACTACGGGGAGAAGACGACGCAGTACTCCATCGTCGGCGGTCCGCAGAAGGAACTGGACTACGCGGACGACAACGGGGAGAAGACCTACACCTACAAGGCGAACAGCGGCGTCAACCTCTCCAACCCGCTCAACCGCGCGGCCTACGCGGTCAACTTCAACGAGCCGCAGATCCTCTACTCGGGGGCGATCGGCGAGGGCTCGCGGGTCCTGTACAAGCGCACCCCCAAGGAGCGCGTGGAGGCCGTCGCCCCGTGGCTGACCATCGACGGCGACCCCTATCCCGCGGTGGTCGACGGGCGCATCAAGTGGATCGTCGACGCCTACACCACCTCCAACGGCTATCCCTACTCGTCGCGGACGACCCTGGGGGACACCACGGAGGACTCGCTGACCGACGGACAGCGCGCGGTGGTCGCCCAGCAGAACCGCGTCAACTACATCCGCAACTCGGTCAAGGCGACGGTGGACGCCTACACGGGCAAGGTCGAGATGTACCAGTGGGACAAGAAGGACCCGGTACTGAAGACCTGGATGAAGGCGTTCCCCGACACGGTGAAGCCCAAGAGCGCCATCAGCGATGACCTGATGGACCACCTGCGCTACCCGCAGGACCTCTTCAAGGTGCAGCGCGACCTGCTGCAGACCTACCACGTGACCTCGCCGTCGCAGTTCTACAGCGGCAGTGAGCGCTGGCAGGTCCCGGACGACCCCACGCACAAGGGCAACGCCGTCCCGCCGTACTACCTGAGCATGAAGATGCCGGGTCAGAAGGAACAGCAGTTCCAGCTCACGACGACGTTCAACCCGAACAAGCGCGAGACGCTGGGCGCGTTCATGGCCGTCGACGCGGATGCGAAGAGCGGCGACTACGGCAAGCTCAGGCTGCTGAGACTGCCGCCGAACACCACGGTCGCCGGCCCCTCACAGGTGCAGAGCAAGTTCAACTCCGATCCGGTGATCGCGGACAAGATCAACATCCTGAAGAAGGGTGACTCCGAGGTCGAGTACGGCAATCTGCTGACCGTGCCCGTGGAGGGCGGTCTGCTCTACGTGGAGCCGGTCTACGTCCGCGGTGCCGGTACCAACTATCCGCGGATGCGCAAGGTCCTCGTCGCCTACAACGAGCGCATCGCCTTCGAGGACAGCCTCGAACAGGCGCTGAACAAGGTCTTCGACACCGAGGGCCGGCAGCAGGACGGAGAACGGACCGGCCCCGGCGACCAGGAGAAGGACAAGGGCAAGGACAAGGAGAAGAATCCGCCCAACGCCTCGGTCGCCGAAGCGCTCAAGGACGCCCAGACCGCGTGGGACAAGAGCGAGGAGGCGCGCAAGAAGGGCGACTGGGAGGAGTACGGCAAGCAGCAGGAGGCGCTGGAGGACGCGTTGGACGAGGCGGCCGAGGCCGAGCAGAAGGGCAGTGGCGAGAGCTCATCCGGCAGCGGCGGGTAG
- a CDS encoding tetratricopeptide repeat protein — MGEKARLTGPVRPGPGLSVEEYTEQTTAAVRIAAVEETTAVGRTTAEESAGAPAETTAADSVLGAQLLRRGDLNGAEPHLRAATAAGDRAAANNLGVLLHQRGYPEEAAEWWRTAAVAGSAAAAHALGRHHRERGDEPAAFYWLRQSAESGHALGAYALADLLEHHGEDGAEEWFRAAAEHGHREAAYRVARAVHARAEELAARSGPTAAAVRETAEEAERWFRQAAARGHRGAALRLGALLERRGELKEAGRWYLTSAKDGEARAACALGFLLRDAGDEESAAVWWRRAAEDGDGSAANALGALHADRGERQAAERWYRVALDAGSDNGAFNLGLLSAAQGRTAQAEQWYRRAAYAGHREAANALAVLLLQRGDAEGAEPWFSKAAESGSVDAAFNLGILYAGRGDEPTARQWYERAAASGHAEAALQVGIALLREGELHTAERHLRCAAGGGSVEGAFRLGALLERVTRHGAGELGSEHELGRADGARPEYEEWYERAAEHGHRRAQVRLGMCAAARGEVVDAARWYRAAAESGSPNGAFNLGLLLAREGSEPEAAVWWARAAEAGHGRAALRLALISARGGELDEGQFWCARAMELGPAEVAERAAKLREALRSELTA; from the coding sequence ATGGGGGAGAAGGCAAGGCTGACGGGCCCGGTGCGTCCCGGTCCGGGCCTGAGCGTGGAGGAGTACACCGAGCAGACCACAGCAGCCGTGCGGATCGCAGCAGTCGAGGAGACGACGGCAGTCGGGAGGACGACAGCGGAAGAGAGCGCAGGGGCGCCGGCCGAGACGACCGCGGCCGACAGTGTGCTGGGCGCCCAACTGTTGCGCCGGGGGGACCTGAACGGCGCCGAACCGCATCTGCGCGCGGCCACCGCCGCGGGCGACCGCGCCGCCGCCAACAACCTGGGGGTGCTGCTGCACCAGCGGGGATATCCGGAAGAAGCCGCCGAGTGGTGGCGTACCGCGGCCGTCGCCGGCTCCGCGGCCGCCGCGCACGCGCTCGGCCGCCACCACCGGGAACGCGGGGACGAGCCCGCGGCCTTCTACTGGCTGCGGCAGTCCGCCGAGTCCGGTCACGCGCTGGGCGCCTACGCGCTGGCGGACCTGCTGGAGCACCACGGGGAGGACGGCGCCGAGGAGTGGTTCCGGGCCGCCGCCGAGCACGGGCACCGAGAGGCGGCCTACCGCGTCGCCCGGGCGGTGCACGCGCGGGCCGAGGAACTGGCCGCCCGGAGCGGACCCACGGCCGCCGCGGTGCGGGAGACCGCCGAGGAGGCCGAGCGCTGGTTCCGGCAGGCGGCCGCCCGCGGTCACCGCGGAGCGGCGCTCCGCCTCGGCGCGCTGCTGGAGCGCCGAGGCGAGCTGAAGGAGGCCGGCCGGTGGTACCTCACCTCCGCCAAGGACGGTGAGGCGCGGGCCGCCTGCGCACTCGGGTTCCTGCTGCGGGACGCGGGCGACGAGGAGAGTGCCGCCGTGTGGTGGCGCCGGGCGGCTGAGGACGGCGACGGCAGCGCGGCCAACGCGCTGGGCGCGCTGCACGCCGATCGGGGCGAGCGGCAGGCCGCCGAGCGCTGGTACCGCGTCGCGCTCGACGCCGGTTCCGACAACGGCGCCTTCAACCTCGGGCTGCTCTCCGCTGCCCAGGGCCGCACCGCGCAGGCCGAACAGTGGTACCGCCGAGCCGCCTACGCGGGGCACCGGGAGGCCGCCAACGCGCTCGCCGTGCTGCTGCTCCAGCGCGGGGACGCCGAAGGCGCCGAGCCGTGGTTCTCCAAGGCCGCCGAGTCCGGCAGCGTGGACGCGGCCTTCAACCTCGGCATCCTGTACGCCGGACGGGGCGACGAGCCCACCGCCCGCCAGTGGTACGAGCGGGCTGCCGCTTCCGGTCACGCGGAGGCCGCCCTCCAGGTCGGCATCGCGCTGCTGCGCGAGGGCGAACTGCACACCGCTGAGCGGCATCTGCGCTGCGCCGCGGGCGGCGGCAGTGTCGAGGGCGCCTTCCGGCTCGGCGCGCTGCTGGAACGGGTCACCCGGCACGGCGCGGGGGAGCTGGGTTCGGAACACGAACTCGGCCGTGCGGACGGCGCCAGACCCGAATACGAGGAGTGGTACGAACGTGCCGCGGAACACGGCCACCGCCGGGCCCAGGTGCGGCTGGGCATGTGCGCCGCCGCGCGCGGCGAGGTCGTGGACGCGGCCCGCTGGTACCGTGCCGCGGCCGAGTCGGGCAGCCCGAACGGGGCTTTCAACCTGGGTCTGCTGCTGGCCCGTGAGGGCAGCGAGCCGGAGGCGGCCGTGTGGTGGGCCCGTGCCGCCGAGGCCGGACATGGCAGGGCCGCACTGCGGCTGGCGCTGATCAGCGCCCGCGGCGGCGAACTGGACGAGGGGCAGTTCTGGTGCGCCCGCGCCATGGAGCTCGGCCCGGCCGAGGTGGCCGAACGGGCCGCGAAACTCCGTGAGGCCCTCCGCTCGGAGCTGACGGCCTGA
- a CDS encoding SDR family oxidoreductase, whose translation MSSSESHVRAARTPTVAVTGAAAGVGALLTERLAASEEIKQVIALDERRGEVTEAQWHTLDVRDPAIADRLRGDGDPVDVVVHLALDLDLETDPVARTAYNVRGTQTVLTAAAAAGVRRVVLCTSAMVYGALQDNDVPLSEDAELRATADATGVGDLLELERLAQRAPRAHPGLDVTVLRPTVLVGAGTDTTLTRHFESPRLLVVAGSRPCWQFCHVEDLVGALEYAALEKVEGEMVVGCDGWLEQEEVEQLTGMRRMELPSSVALGAASRLHRLGLTPSPAADLAYTMHPWVVSGSRLHDAGWRPAWTNEEVLEALLEDVSGRHTVAGRRLGRTEAATAAGAAGATVALLGTAALVRRARKRRGL comes from the coding sequence GTGAGTTCCTCCGAGTCCCACGTTCGCGCAGCGCGAACCCCGACCGTCGCCGTCACCGGCGCAGCCGCGGGGGTCGGCGCGCTGCTCACCGAGCGGCTGGCGGCGTCCGAGGAGATCAAGCAGGTCATCGCACTGGACGAGCGCAGAGGCGAGGTGACCGAGGCCCAGTGGCACACCCTGGACGTGCGGGACCCGGCCATCGCCGACCGGCTGCGCGGCGACGGCGACCCGGTGGACGTGGTCGTCCACCTGGCGCTCGACCTGGATCTGGAGACCGACCCGGTGGCCCGCACCGCCTACAACGTGCGCGGCACCCAGACCGTGCTGACCGCCGCGGCGGCCGCGGGCGTCCGCCGGGTGGTGCTGTGCACCTCGGCGATGGTCTACGGAGCGCTCCAGGACAACGACGTGCCGCTCTCGGAGGACGCCGAGCTGCGGGCCACCGCGGACGCCACGGGAGTGGGCGACCTGCTGGAGCTCGAACGCCTGGCCCAGCGCGCCCCGCGGGCCCACCCGGGCCTCGACGTGACCGTTCTGCGCCCCACCGTGCTGGTCGGCGCCGGAACGGACACCACGCTCACCCGCCACTTCGAGTCGCCGCGGCTCCTGGTGGTCGCCGGATCACGCCCCTGCTGGCAGTTCTGCCACGTGGAGGACCTGGTCGGCGCGCTCGAGTACGCCGCTCTGGAGAAGGTCGAGGGCGAGATGGTGGTGGGCTGCGACGGCTGGCTGGAGCAGGAGGAGGTCGAGCAGCTCACCGGGATGCGTCGGATGGAGCTGCCCTCCAGCGTCGCGCTGGGCGCCGCCTCCCGGCTGCACCGGCTCGGACTGACCCCCTCGCCCGCCGCCGACCTCGCCTACACCATGCATCCCTGGGTGGTCAGCGGCAGCCGGCTGCACGACGCGGGCTGGCGTCCGGCCTGGACGAACGAGGAGGTGCTCGAGGCTTTGCTGGAGGACGTCTCGGGCAGGCACACCGTCGCGGGGCGGCGACTGGGCCGTACGGAGGCGGCCACCGCGGCCGGCGCCGCGGGTGCGACCGTCGCGCTGCTGGGGACCGCCGCACTGGTGCGCAGGGCGCGCAAGCGGCGCGGGCTGTAG
- a CDS encoding PPA1309 family protein, which yields MDNLSPEGTPLASGPLTRAVLEIDEYASGLGWDQPARLFALVNTERLRAEEPGLAGQLGLDQQPDSTRGTSFTPVEQDEISAEVPLDEFLGTIAWPPSVDGCAVTVERLMLPPSAEATVPQDLGEEELAHWVAEHPERSEVRMTVAVLRDGERESALRLREKDSATEVLTGGDLVPGLAEALAATFAE from the coding sequence ATGGACAATCTCTCTCCCGAGGGCACGCCCCTCGCCTCCGGACCTCTGACCCGCGCGGTCCTGGAGATCGACGAATACGCCTCCGGCCTGGGCTGGGACCAGCCCGCACGGCTCTTCGCGCTGGTGAACACCGAGCGGCTGCGGGCCGAGGAGCCCGGCCTGGCCGGGCAGCTGGGGCTGGACCAGCAGCCGGACAGCACCCGGGGGACCTCCTTCACGCCGGTCGAGCAGGACGAGATCTCCGCGGAGGTGCCGCTGGACGAGTTCCTGGGGACGATCGCCTGGCCCCCGTCGGTCGACGGCTGCGCCGTCACCGTGGAGCGGCTGATGCTGCCGCCGTCGGCGGAGGCGACGGTGCCGCAGGACCTCGGCGAGGAGGAGCTGGCCCACTGGGTCGCCGAGCATCCCGAGCGCAGCGAGGTGCGGATGACGGTGGCGGTCCTGCGGGACGGGGAGCGCGAGTCGGCGCTACGGCTGCGGGAGAAGGACTCCGCCACGGAGGTGCTCACCGGTGGCGACCTGGTGCCCGGTCTCGCGGAGGCGCTGGCCGCGACCTTCGCGGAGTAG
- a CDS encoding zinc-dependent metalloprotease, translating to MSDTPFGFGVPPEEPEDGNDGEKKKPGGDQPNPFGFGGATGSGGADNPLAAMFGSLGGGQGQLDPSDLGAAFQKLGQMLSYEGGPVNWDMAKDIARQTVASGAQDGSKDASVSPHDRAAVEEAVRLADLWLDGVTSLPSGSGAAVAWSRAEWVEATLPVWKDLVDPVAERVGSAMGDVLPEEMQAMAGPLLGMMRSMGGAMFGTQIGQALGVLAGEVVGSTDIGLPLGPANKAALLPVNIEALGGGLGIPLEEVRLYLALREAAHQRLFAHVPWLRSHLFGAVEGYARGIKVDTAKLEDVVGQIDPQRPEELQEALQQGMFQPEDSPQQKAALARLETALALVEGWVDAVVHAAAEPHLPSASALRETLRRRRASGGPAEQTFSTLIGLELRPRRLRDASRLWASLADARGAEGRDAVWEHPDMLPTAADLDDPDAFVHHEQPDFSELDKMLGDAAAADSGTGSTPRDETGNETSGRDRSQEKRSGEQPGDTDGTDGGEGEGTR from the coding sequence GTGAGTGACACCCCATTCGGATTCGGCGTACCTCCTGAGGAGCCCGAGGACGGGAACGACGGCGAGAAGAAGAAGCCGGGCGGCGACCAGCCGAACCCGTTCGGTTTCGGCGGCGCCACGGGCTCCGGCGGTGCCGACAACCCCCTGGCGGCGATGTTCGGCTCGCTGGGCGGCGGGCAGGGCCAGCTCGACCCGAGCGACCTGGGTGCCGCCTTCCAGAAGCTCGGCCAGATGCTCTCCTACGAGGGCGGCCCGGTGAACTGGGACATGGCCAAGGACATCGCGCGGCAGACGGTCGCGTCGGGGGCCCAGGACGGCTCCAAGGACGCCTCCGTCAGCCCGCACGACCGCGCGGCCGTCGAGGAGGCCGTACGGCTGGCCGACCTGTGGCTGGACGGGGTGACCTCCCTGCCCTCCGGCTCCGGCGCCGCGGTGGCCTGGAGCCGCGCGGAGTGGGTCGAGGCCACGCTGCCGGTCTGGAAGGACCTGGTCGACCCGGTCGCCGAGCGCGTCGGTTCCGCCATGGGCGACGTGCTGCCCGAGGAGATGCAGGCGATGGCCGGCCCGCTGCTCGGCATGATGCGCTCCATGGGGGGCGCCATGTTCGGCACCCAGATCGGGCAGGCGCTCGGCGTGCTGGCGGGCGAGGTCGTCGGCTCCACGGACATCGGACTTCCGCTCGGGCCGGCCAACAAGGCGGCACTGCTGCCGGTCAACATCGAGGCGCTCGGGGGCGGGCTGGGCATCCCGCTGGAGGAGGTCCGCCTCTACCTGGCCCTCCGGGAGGCCGCGCACCAGCGGCTGTTCGCGCACGTCCCCTGGCTGCGCTCGCACCTCTTCGGCGCCGTCGAGGGCTACGCCCGGGGCATCAAGGTGGACACCGCCAAGCTGGAGGACGTGGTCGGGCAGATCGACCCGCAGCGCCCCGAGGAACTGCAGGAAGCGCTCCAGCAGGGCATGTTCCAGCCGGAGGACTCCCCGCAGCAGAAGGCGGCGCTCGCCCGGCTGGAGACGGCGCTGGCGCTGGTCGAGGGCTGGGTGGACGCGGTGGTGCACGCCGCGGCCGAACCGCACCTGCCGTCCGCCTCCGCGCTGCGCGAGACGCTGCGCAGGCGGCGCGCCTCCGGCGGCCCGGCGGAGCAGACCTTCTCCACGCTGATCGGCCTGGAGCTGCGCCCCCGTCGGCTGCGCGACGCGTCCCGGCTGTGGGCCTCGCTGGCCGACGCACGGGGCGCCGAGGGCCGGGACGCCGTGTGGGAGCACCCGGACATGCTGCCGACGGCCGCTGACCTGGACGACCCGGACGCCTTCGTCCACCACGAGCAGCCGGACTTCTCCGAGCTGGACAAGATGCTGGGCGACGCGGCCGCAGCGGACAGCGGCACCGGCAGCACCCCTCGGGACGAAACCGGGAACGAGACCTCCGGCCGCGACCGATCGCAGGAGAAGCGCTCCGGGGAGCAGCCCGGCGACACGGACGGCACCGACGGCGGCGAGGGCGAAGGCACGCGGTGA
- a CDS encoding PDZ domain-containing protein yields MPRRTATLLTSALLLITMFCAGALLNVPYAEMSPGPTVNTLGSHDGDPVLNVKDEPGRKGRPEVYDTSGNLNMTTVRVTSSEYKMTLFGALSGWLRHDSLVVPHHTLYPDDKSAQEVDEENAEEFTASQESAKAAALKELDLPVSTHILVGSVEKGAPAHKRLHAGDVITAVDGTPVGGAQSVGKLVTRHKPGEKVTFTVIPAARVKAAQKRGEKPPAEDAEKVTVGTRKAADDGRAVVGIQPAVGHTFPFEIDIKLADIGGPSAGLMFALGIVDKLTPADLTGGKFVAGTGTIDDDGKVGEIGGIQMKTVGARKKGAEYFLTPAGNCASAAKDKPEGLTLVKTATIDDALSALKKIRSGRTDELTRCKAP; encoded by the coding sequence ATGCCTCGCCGCACCGCGACCCTGCTGACCTCTGCGCTGCTGCTCATAACGATGTTCTGCGCCGGAGCGCTCCTGAACGTGCCCTATGCCGAGATGTCACCGGGCCCGACGGTGAACACCCTCGGTTCGCACGACGGGGATCCGGTGCTCAACGTCAAGGACGAGCCGGGCCGCAAAGGGCGTCCCGAGGTGTACGACACCTCGGGCAACCTCAATATGACGACCGTCCGCGTCACCAGCTCCGAGTACAAGATGACCCTCTTCGGGGCACTGTCCGGCTGGCTGCGCCATGACAGCCTGGTCGTCCCGCACCACACGCTCTACCCGGACGACAAATCGGCCCAGGAGGTCGACGAGGAGAACGCCGAGGAATTCACCGCCTCCCAGGAGAGCGCCAAGGCCGCAGCCCTGAAGGAGCTGGATCTCCCGGTCAGCACCCACATCCTGGTCGGCTCCGTGGAGAAGGGCGCCCCCGCGCACAAGCGGCTGCACGCGGGAGACGTCATCACGGCGGTGGACGGCACACCGGTCGGAGGGGCGCAGAGCGTGGGCAAGCTGGTCACCCGGCACAAGCCCGGCGAGAAGGTCACCTTCACCGTGATCCCGGCGGCCCGGGTGAAGGCCGCCCAGAAGCGGGGCGAGAAGCCCCCGGCCGAGGACGCCGAGAAGGTCACCGTCGGCACCCGGAAGGCCGCGGACGACGGCCGTGCGGTCGTGGGCATCCAGCCCGCGGTGGGGCACACCTTCCCGTTCGAGATCGACATCAAGCTCGCCGACATCGGCGGCCCCAGCGCCGGACTGATGTTCGCGCTCGGCATCGTCGACAAGCTCACCCCCGCCGACCTGACCGGCGGGAAGTTCGTCGCCGGGACGGGCACCATCGACGACGACGGCAAGGTGGGCGAGATCGGCGGCATCCAGATGAAGACCGTGGGCGCCCGCAAGAAGGGCGCCGAGTACTTCCTCACCCCCGCGGGCAACTGCGCCTCCGCCGCCAAGGACAAGCCCGAGGGCCTCACCCTGGTGAAGACCGCCACCATCGACGACGCGCTCAGCGCGCTGAAGAAGATCCGCAGCGGCAGGACCGACGAGCTCACCCGGTGCAAGGCGCCCTGA
- a CDS encoding M48 family metallopeptidase: MPADPLNSTSRRAVEVRRSTRRRRTVSAYREGDRTVVLLPARMTADEEARWVGVMLDKLAAQESRRMLDDSDLARRAATLSEQYLGGHARPASVRWVTNQNTRWGSCTPAEGSIRLSHRLQGMPEYVIDYVLLHELAHLLVPGHGPRFWRLLEAYPRTERARGYLEGVAAAERLPHQPVAGEGPGPVPEEGSGSVMGEGSGRG, from the coding sequence GTGCCCGCCGACCCGCTGAACAGCACCAGCCGACGCGCGGTCGAGGTGCGCCGCAGCACCCGCCGACGCCGCACCGTCTCCGCCTACCGCGAAGGCGACCGCACCGTCGTGCTGCTGCCGGCCCGCATGACGGCGGACGAGGAGGCGCGCTGGGTCGGCGTGATGCTCGACAAGCTCGCCGCCCAGGAGAGCAGGCGCATGCTCGACGACAGCGACCTCGCCCGGCGCGCGGCGACCCTCTCCGAGCAGTATCTCGGCGGGCATGCCCGGCCCGCCTCGGTGCGCTGGGTGACCAACCAGAACACCCGCTGGGGCTCCTGCACACCGGCGGAGGGCAGTATCCGCCTCTCCCACCGGCTGCAGGGCATGCCCGAGTACGTCATCGACTACGTGCTGCTGCACGAGTTGGCGCATCTGCTCGTGCCCGGCCACGGTCCGCGGTTCTGGCGACTGCTGGAGGCGTATCCGCGCACCGAGCGGGCGCGCGGCTACCTGGAGGGGGTGGCGGCAGCCGAGCGGCTGCCGCACCAGCCCGTAGCGGGAGAAGGCCCCGGCCCCGTCCCGGAGGAGGGTTCCGGCTCCGTCATGGGAGAGGGGTCCGGCCGGGGCTGA